One genomic window of Nicotiana sylvestris chromosome 10, ASM39365v2, whole genome shotgun sequence includes the following:
- the LOC138879406 gene encoding uncharacterized protein, whose translation MKIALRAKRKLGFIDGTCTKDQFTADLGEDWERVNATVLTWIMNTISPELVNVIVYASNAHEVWTDLQDRFDKINGSRIYNLQREIATISQGTSSISAYHYRLNLLWDEYSALIPTLPVIPETREFITHLEQQKFFQFLMGLNDSFSAIKSQMLLMSPLPSVSRAYAMLINEENQRKVHMTNTPMNEVNDSTALMSSRDNSQKFKRYGNLYCEYCRTKGHTKDTCYKLVGYPPGLKGKKKQEY comes from the coding sequence ATGAAGATTGCATTGAGAGCTAAGAGAAAACTAGGGTTCATAGATGGTACATGCACCAAGGATCAATTCACTGCTGATCTAGGCGAGGACTGGGAACGTGTTAATGCTACAGTTTTGACTTGGATTATGAATACTATCTCGCCGGAGCTGGTGAACGTGATAGTATATGCCAGCAATGCTCATGAAGTTTGGACTGATTTGCAGGATCGTTTTGACAAGATCAATGGATCAAGGATCTATAATCTTCAACGAGAAATTGCTACAATCTCCCAAGGTACTTCCAGTATCTCTGCTTATCATTATAGACTTAATCTATTGTGGGATGAGTATAGTGCACTTATTCCAACTCTGCCTGTGATTCCTGAAACAAGAGAATTCATAACACATTTAGAACAACAgaaattttttcaatttttgatggGATTAAACGATAGCTTTAGTGCCATTAAAAGTCAGATGCTGCTCATGTCACCATTACCAAGTGTGAGTCGTGCTTATGCTATGTTGATTAATGAAGAGAATCAAAGGAAGGTCCATATGACCAATACACCTATGAATGAGGTGAATGATTCTACTGCCTTAATGAGTTCAAGAGATAATTCACAGAAGTTCAAAAGGTATGGAAATCTATATTGTGAGTATTGCAGAACCAAGGGTCACACTAAGGATACTTGTTACAAATTGGTGGGCTATCCACCTGGTTTAAAGGGAAAGAAGAAGCAGGAATATTGA